CGGCTTAGCAAACGTTAAATAATCTTCAATTACTCTTTCAGCTGAATTAAGTTCGTCTTTTACGATTGAAAGGTATTCTCTACGTTTATGTCTAGGGAGGTAGTCATCATTAAGTAACTGGACAAACCCGCTTGCAGCGGTTAACGGATTTCGGATCTCATGTGAGATGGCAGCACCCATTTGTTCGACAGCTTTTAGTTTTTCCACTTTGATTAATTGATGTTTTAGTTCAACACTTTTTTTGATGTATTCAATCGAATAGGCAATTAGACCAATGCCTAGCGGGGGAAGTACCAGGTAGGCAAACAATACATCATACCAAGGGCTGCCTGTATCTTTAAGCAATTCCCCAGCAGTACTTAGTACCCCAAGTATCATACCTAAACAAATTGCAGTATAAATTCTTCGTTCTGAGGATTGTTTCCAAAACCAAGGTGATAACCGAAAAAAAACAATAGCGAGTGGTACATAAAGAAGAATCGTTCCTACCAAACCTGAGTCAAGGCCGTAAAGGCTTCTAATGATTATCAATCCTGCGACAAGTATAAGACCGATTCCGAGATATAAACCGCCAATGACGATAGGAATGATACGCAAATCGTATCTTGCATATGGAACAGGACTATAGGCGAACTGAAGACATATCCATAATAATAAGACAGAAATGATGATAATAGTCGTTTTGGAAAAAGGAAGTGTTCTGCTTCGATCAAGCCAAATTAGGCAAAAAAGAAGCAATATTATTAAAATGGAAAGATTTAAGAAAAGGTGTTTAGTAATTTCCATCTATTTCACCATCCAATGTGCTTATAGGAAAATTTTACATTTTTCTTCGTATTAATACAATAAAATTTACTAATTATTTTGAATAAATAAGTGAAAAGGGATGGAAATTGTAGAAATATGTATAAAAACGGAAGGATTAAAGCCCTTCCGTTTTTATTTTTATAGAGTTGAAATGGTATTCCTTCCTTTAGCCTTGGAGGTATATAAAGAAGTATCAGCTAAATGAATTAAATCTTTTGGCTGCAAATCACAATTCGGAATGATTGATGCAATTCCAATACTGATTGTAACGATGTCCGAAACTTCCGAACTACTATGGTCAATTTTAAGTGACTGAATCTTTTTTTGAATCAAATTAGCTATTTCAATTGCCTTATCCAACTTCGTTTTGGTTAAGATAAGGGCAAATTCCTCACCGCCATATCGACAAAAAGTAGCATATGGGTTATTGGCCACAAGTTCTTTTATGGCAGATGAAATGGTTTGCAGGCACTGGTCACCAGCAAGGTGACCGTAAGTATCGTTGTACTTTTTAAAGTAGTCAATATCAAACATGAGAAGAGTTAATGGTGACTCGGTTGAAGTTAATCTGGTCCATTCCTTGTTAAGAACTTCATCAAAATGCCTTCTATTTCCGATGCCTGTCAGCCCATCCATATAAGAAAGTTGATTTAGAAGTTCATTTGCTTTGTGCAGCTTCTGTTCGCTTTCCTGTAATTTTAGTAGACTAAGATTTAATTCTCTTTCTGCTGCATTTGAATTAACAATATATACCGATAGATGATAAGCAAAAAATCCCCCAATTAAGGAAATAAGATAATGATTCAATAAAACATTTAAAAGGGTCTTTGTTTCTTCTATATAAATGGCAAAGACAATTGATATAAAAAATAATCCAATAAGGTTCATAGTAAATGCTTTTAAGGTTGGTTGGATGTTTAATTTAGAAAACCAGCCACACACGATTCCTGTCAGGAGTGCACTAATGGCTGCCACAAATGCAGTTTCCGTAAAACCAAAGAGAGTAACCCTTCCTAAAGCAATGAATATAGAAGCAATAATTGCAGGAACAACGCCCCCAAAGGCAGCTGAAATGACAATCGCAAGGTGCCGTAAATCAGCAATCGTAGTGGAGTTAATTTGAAAACTAAATACCATTAAGATGTTTCCAAGAACACCATAGCAAATTCCCCAATAAAGCTTTGTTGAATGTGACGAAGAAGGAGACAATGGCATATATTTAAAAATTTGACCCATCACTGCAAATGATGCAATCAGAATGGTTGCATTTGAAAAGAAATCTTTTAACATTCATGTTCTCCTAATAATAGATACAATCTATTTTCTGTTTCGCATATCCATTTATTATAGAAGAAAAACATTCTCCTGTGAAATAGAATATTTAAGCAAGTAACCGAAAACTATATAGATGAATACTTTTAGGGAGGGCCTAATGAAAAATAGAGGTAAAGTCTTCATCTTGTTCGTATTGGTTATTGTTTGTACACCTCTTTTTGTAGACGCACATGTAAAATGGTTTACAGAAGTTACTCCAGAAAAAGAAGAAATTGAACATATCTTATCGCCGCTGTTCATGACGATTACCTTATTGGTTGCGGCTTTGCTCGCTATGTTGACTCAGTTATTGCCTCTGCTGGATAAAGTTCCTATTACTAAAAAAATCGATGAAGTATTGGACAGATACCGAAAATCCTCTAGGTATATTTTAAAATATGGTACTGCGATTGCGTTAATTATTCAGGTTTTGGCAGGGACGATATTTGCACCAGAATTTGCTATCACAAATCAAATCATAAGAATCCTAATGTGGATAACGATTATCCTGCTATTGATACCTATTCATTATGCAACAAAAGCTGGTGCCCTTATTTTATTGGGATTATTTATTCATCAACTCATCCACTCTGGATTGTTTCATATGCTAGACTATGGCTTTTATCTAGCCATTGTGGGGGTATTATTAGTCGGGAAAACGAAGATTGAAGATTGGGGATTTCCGTTTCTATATTTAGGGACAGGATTATCCTTATGCTGGGTAGCCGTTGAGAAATGGGTCTATCCTGCAATGAGTATGGATATTATTCATCAGCACGGAGTGCCGACCTTTGGTTTTCCACCGGCAACGTTTGTGGTACTAGCTGCTTTTATTGAATTTGTCGTTGGATATTTATTAATCGTAGGGATCTTAAATCGTCTCCTGGCCTTTGTCTTGACATTGATATTTATTTCAACCACCATGTTATTTGGTGTCACAGAAATTATTGGGCACCTGATGATTCATATCGTGTTAATTATCTTTATCATAGAAGGAGTATCATTTTATGATCCCCCAATAAAAATACATCGGACCAAAATTTCTCAAATGGTGTTTGTATTTTTGAATTTTGTTTTTACAATGGCCACCTTTCTTCTTATTTACTATCGTTTTGCATAGAGAAAAAGCTTCCTGTTGGGGGAAGCTTTTTCTCTATGCTATTGCTGAAGAATGGGCATTTTTATCATTTCCTTGGCAGCTTGAATTGCCTCTTCTTTGGCTTTTTCAACTATTTCCGGTACCTTTTGCGGATAGAGGTCTAAAGCTTCTGCAATAATGGTATCCATAACCTCAATTCCGAGGAATTCAAGCGCTATTCTTAAATAACGATCGCCGCATTCTAATTCCTTCATTGGTGTACCTGTGTAGAGGCCGCCGCGTGTATTGATATGGATTGCTTTTTTACCAGTGAGGAGACCTTTTGGACCATTTGCTGTATGAGCAAAAGTTTTACCAGCAATAAACAAATTATCTAAATATGCTTTTAACACGGCTGGAGAGCTCAAGTTCCAAATAGGAGAGACGAAAACATAGTAGTCATAAGAAAGAAATTCATCAGCAAGTGCATGCATTTTAAGAATTTTCTTTCGTTCTCCCTCTGTTAACTGATCTAAGGTATAACCATAGCCGGCTAGTTTGCCTCTTGCAGACACTAATTCTGCATCCATATGTGCGATATCGAATGAAAACAAGTCAATTGTTTTCATTTCCATCTCTGGGCATTCTTCTATTATTGTATTGATAAATGCCTCACCGATTTTCAGCCCTTTTGATTTCTCAAGTCCTTTTGGATTTGCTGTAATATATAATAATTTTCCCACTTAGACACATCCAATCATTTTAATAAACCTCATTACTACTATTATAAAAAACATAACCCTCTCAATTTTTGTAAAAATGGTGAAGTTCGTGAACATTAAGTGTCGAAAAGTGGTAAGTATATTATTAATTTTAAGTAGGAATAAATTCATTAAATTGTTAGAATTCTTTTATGATAATTAATCAGTAATGCAATATGATTAAGTTAGAACATTGTGAAGATTTAATACCAAAAGGCGGAATTACTATGAATGTACAAAATTCCCAAATGAATGATGAAAGTGAATTAGCGTTATTACGTCAGAGAGTTGTAGAACTAGAGGAGAGAGAAAAACAGCTAGTCAAAAGTCTTCGCTTAAATCAATCCTTGCATTCAATGATTCTTAATACATTACCTATAAATGTTTTCCTAGAGGATCCTGAAGGTGGAACGATATTTGCAAATAAGCAGGCCTGTCTTGCACATGGTTTAAATATGGAGGAACTTGTGGGGAAAACAGTGTTTGACTTTTTTCCACATCCTATTGCAATGAAACAGCGTGAAATCGACTTAGAGGTATGGAAGAAGCGTACTCTTCAAACGAATGAGGTGGAGACCGAATTTCAAGGAAAAAAAGGGCATATGCTTACCGGAAAGACGATTATCCACCTAGAAGAATCTAAGAGAGACTATTTGCTCGGATTTGGATTGGATATTACGGAGTTGAAAAATGCCGAAGAAAAAATTTCACATATGGCCTACCATGATGCCCTAACAGGTTTGCCTAATCGTTGGTTTATAAAATCGTGTTTAAAGAACTTTAACATTAATAAAATCCATAGTATGCAGGGTGTACTGTTGCTTGATTTAGATCATTTCAAAGTGATTAATGATAGCCTGGGGCATGAAGCAGGAGATCAGTTATTACAATTAGTTGCCGGCAGACTGGGTGAAGTAATTCAAGCTGATAAAGTTTTATCACGTTTTGGCGGAGATGAATTTATTATCTTTATTCCTGAATTATTATGTGCAGACGAGGTATTTGATTTTGCAGAAGAAATCGTAAAAGTTATGAAAAATCCATTTTGTATTTATGGTCAAAAGTTTACGATATCAACAAGTATCGGTATTAGTTTGCATCCCAACCATGGTGAAGATATGGAAACACTAATAAAGAATGCTGACCTTGCGATGTATCATTCTAAAGAGCGGGGAAGAAATTGTTACTCCTTGTTTACTCCCTTGATGAAAGAGAAAGCCATTGTTCGTATGAACATGCTGACAAAATAAAAAAGAATCGGAATCACCTTTGAGTGGATTCGATTCTTTTTTCAGCCTTAGCTTAGCTTAATAAATAACAAACAAAATGACAAAATAAATGGCCATAGTAATAAGTCCAACGGGAACACCAAAGCTTGCCCATTCTTTACTGGTAATGTTGAGTTTTCCTGCTGAAATAATATTTGGTATATTACCTGGTATTAGCATACCACCACTAATAATTAGCCCCATTAAAACAGCCTGAATGGTTGCTTGGTCCATGGCTGGACTAATTTCGGCTGCAGCCAGGGTAGCATTATCTAAAATAGCGGAAATCATGTTAATCCAATAGAGCAGCATCGGATGTAGTCCTAAAATATATTCATTTATTAACGGTTCAAATCCATGTCCAAGGAAGGTTAATCCCATAACAAATAAGTAAATTTTGGCTGATCTAATAATAATTTCTTTATAGCTTTCTACTTTTTGTTCTGACTTTAAACCATCAGCACTTTCTTGTGGTTTAACTAAAAATATTGTCAAAATACCAAAAATCACTACGGCGGGAATCACTTCAGGACCAATTAATTTCAGTAAATAGAAGAAGTCTTCATTTAACTTACTGAGTGTTATGGTTGCTAAAGGCTCACCGATGGGTGTGAGGGCTGCGCCAAGTCCAATCGAAAAACAAGCTAAAACGGTAAAGCGAATTTCAGATTTACGGTCAAGTGGAAGGACATTAATGATGATTACGAGCACAATCGCTGCAATAATTGCCGTAATAATGCTTGATGCAAGTCCTAGTATAATGACGGTTAATCCGAAGAAAATTCTAGGAGTTAGTATTCTGCTCAACCATAGTATTGATTTTTCCAGCTGAACCTGTCCCCATTTACAAACTAATCCTGCAATTAAAACAGCTAGTGTAATATTAATAGGATCAACCAGGGATTTTTCGATTAAATGAAGATTCATCATGCCGCTTATCGAAGCAGCTGCAATTCCCATTACAAATAAGAATAGTTCCAAATTGTGTTCGACCTTTTTTACCGAAAACGGTAAAAATAAAACTAAAAGTAAGATAATTACTAATCCAAACAATTCATACCAAATCCTTTTTTAGTCTAATGAATAAATCTATTATAAACTTTTGCGTTAACTATTGGGAGATTTATCAGTAATCGTATTGTAAATATGATTATATTATCCTAAATATCTACACAAAAGTCTAAAGAATCTCTATTAGGGCGGAAATTATTTTTATGTGAAATGATATGCCGGAGTAAATTAATTTGTCCAGCCACTCTGAATTCGATAAACTATAGAAAGAGTGTAGTGTAAGAATTATCAAGAATCTATTTGGGAGTGAGCATTAAATGAATAAAAGAGTAGTGATTACAGGTGTTGGAGCAGTCACTCCTTTGGGAAATGATGCTCATACATCATGGAAACAAATTAAAAGTGGAGTTTCCGGAATTGGTCCTGCAACCCTATTTGACGTCGAAAAGGTTGACGTTAAGATTGCAGCGGAAGTTAAAGGATTTGCACCAGAAGAGTTTATGGATAAAAAAGAAGCAAGAAGGATGGGGCGTTATAGCCAGTTTGCTATTGCAGCAAGTCAAATGGCAATTAAGGATGCAGGAATCCAAATTGGAGAGGATATCCAACCAGAACGTGTCGGCGTATGGATTGGATCAGGAATTGGCGGCTTGGCTGAATTTGAGGAACAACATCGGAAGTTTATAGAAAAAGGCCAAAGAAGGGTCAACCCGTTTACAATACCGATGTTTATTCCTGATATGGCGGCAGGTCAAGTATCCATTTCACTTGGTGCTAAAGGAATCAACAATTGTTCGGTTACAGCATGTGCGTCTGGTGCCAATTCCATTGGTGATGCATTCCGCGTGATTCAAAAGGGGGATGTGGATGTGATGATTGCTGGTGGAACGGAAGCAACCATTACCGGGATGACGGTTGCGGGATTTTCAAATATGACTGCACTTTCAAAAAATCCAGACCCGGCCACAGCAAGCAGACCATTTGATAAAAATCGTGATGGATTTGTCATTGGGGAAGGTGCAGGGATTGTGGTCTTAGAAGAATTAGAACATGCATTAGCTCGTGGTGCTGCCATTTATGGAGAATTAATAGGTTATGGGGCTACAGGTGATGCCCATCATATTACGACTCCTGCACCAGAAGGAGAAGGGGCTGGAAGGGCAATGAAATTAGCATTAGCAGATGCTGGTATTACCCCTGACCATGTTGACTATATCAATGCTCATGGCACGTCCACCTATTATAATGATTTGTATGAAACATTAGCCATCAAAGAAGTTTTCAAAGACCATGCCTATAAATTATCTGTCAGTTCCACGAAATCAATGACAGGCCACTTGTTGGGCGCAACGGGGGCAATAGAAGCGATTTTTTCTCTTTTTACAATCAAGGATGGAATCATCCCGCCAACGATCAATTATGAAACACCTGATGAACAACTGGATTTAGATTATGTCCCTAACGTAGCTAAGGTAAAGGATGTTCAAGTGGTATTATCCAACTCATTAGGATTTGGCGGTCATAATGCCACTTTGGTTTTTAAAAAATTTACCGAATAAAATTAGCTGTGATATTTACTATTAAAGCTCTATAAAGACCAAAATGCGATGAAAATAG
This Neobacillus sp. YX16 DNA region includes the following protein-coding sequences:
- a CDS encoding GGDEF domain-containing protein, yielding MLKDFFSNATILIASFAVMGQIFKYMPLSPSSSHSTKLYWGICYGVLGNILMVFSFQINSTTIADLRHLAIVISAAFGGVVPAIIASIFIALGRVTLFGFTETAFVAAISALLTGIVCGWFSKLNIQPTLKAFTMNLIGLFFISIVFAIYIEETKTLLNVLLNHYLISLIGGFFAYHLSVYIVNSNAAERELNLSLLKLQESEQKLHKANELLNQLSYMDGLTGIGNRRHFDEVLNKEWTRLTSTESPLTLLMFDIDYFKKYNDTYGHLAGDQCLQTISSAIKELVANNPYATFCRYGGEEFALILTKTKLDKAIEIANLIQKKIQSLKIDHSSSEVSDIVTISIGIASIIPNCDLQPKDLIHLADTSLYTSKAKGRNTISTL
- a CDS encoding GGDEF domain-containing protein, whose translation is MNVQNSQMNDESELALLRQRVVELEEREKQLVKSLRLNQSLHSMILNTLPINVFLEDPEGGTIFANKQACLAHGLNMEELVGKTVFDFFPHPIAMKQREIDLEVWKKRTLQTNEVETEFQGKKGHMLTGKTIIHLEESKRDYLLGFGLDITELKNAEEKISHMAYHDALTGLPNRWFIKSCLKNFNINKIHSMQGVLLLDLDHFKVINDSLGHEAGDQLLQLVAGRLGEVIQADKVLSRFGGDEFIIFIPELLCADEVFDFAEEIVKVMKNPFCIYGQKFTISTSIGISLHPNHGEDMETLIKNADLAMYHSKERGRNCYSLFTPLMKEKAIVRMNMLTK
- a CDS encoding DUF1646 family protein translates to MFGLVIILLLVLFLPFSVKKVEHNLELFLFVMGIAAASISGMMNLHLIEKSLVDPINITLAVLIAGLVCKWGQVQLEKSILWLSRILTPRIFFGLTVIILGLASSIITAIIAAIVLVIIINVLPLDRKSEIRFTVLACFSIGLGAALTPIGEPLATITLSKLNEDFFYLLKLIGPEVIPAVVIFGILTIFLVKPQESADGLKSEQKVESYKEIIIRSAKIYLFVMGLTFLGHGFEPLINEYILGLHPMLLYWINMISAILDNATLAAAEISPAMDQATIQAVLMGLIISGGMLIPGNIPNIISAGKLNITSKEWASFGVPVGLITMAIYFVILFVIY
- a CDS encoding DoxX family membrane protein; this translates as MKNRGKVFILFVLVIVCTPLFVDAHVKWFTEVTPEKEEIEHILSPLFMTITLLVAALLAMLTQLLPLLDKVPITKKIDEVLDRYRKSSRYILKYGTAIALIIQVLAGTIFAPEFAITNQIIRILMWITIILLLIPIHYATKAGALILLGLFIHQLIHSGLFHMLDYGFYLAIVGVLLVGKTKIEDWGFPFLYLGTGLSLCWVAVEKWVYPAMSMDIIHQHGVPTFGFPPATFVVLAAFIEFVVGYLLIVGILNRLLAFVLTLIFISTTMLFGVTEIIGHLMIHIVLIIFIIEGVSFYDPPIKIHRTKISQMVFVFLNFVFTMATFLLIYYRFA
- a CDS encoding MFS domain-containing histidine kinase, translating into MEITKHLFLNLSILIILLLFCLIWLDRSRTLPFSKTTIIIISVLLLWICLQFAYSPVPYARYDLRIIPIVIGGLYLGIGLILVAGLIIIRSLYGLDSGLVGTILLYVPLAIVFFRLSPWFWKQSSERRIYTAICLGMILGVLSTAGELLKDTGSPWYDVLFAYLVLPPLGIGLIAYSIEYIKKSVELKHQLIKVEKLKAVEQMGAAISHEIRNPLTAASGFVQLLNDDYLPRHKRREYLSIVKDELNSAERVIEDYLTFAKPSLVSIEELNVKNELRQIINILTPMANQNSVEIITDFSVIGFIKGDKQRFRQCFINILKNSVEAMPTGGHLYVETHFSKDYITICIRDTGIGMTSEQLERLGEPYYSTKGKNGTGLGMMVVYSIVRAMNGFIRVESELDAGTTFRIKFPTITSFMKNENSQIQ
- a CDS encoding NAD(P)H-dependent oxidoreductase; translation: MGKLLYITANPKGLEKSKGLKIGEAFINTIIEECPEMEMKTIDLFSFDIAHMDAELVSARGKLAGYGYTLDQLTEGERKKILKMHALADEFLSYDYYVFVSPIWNLSSPAVLKAYLDNLFIAGKTFAHTANGPKGLLTGKKAIHINTRGGLYTGTPMKELECGDRYLRIALEFLGIEVMDTIIAEALDLYPQKVPEIVEKAKEEAIQAAKEMIKMPILQQ
- the fabF gene encoding beta-ketoacyl-ACP synthase II, with the protein product MNKRVVITGVGAVTPLGNDAHTSWKQIKSGVSGIGPATLFDVEKVDVKIAAEVKGFAPEEFMDKKEARRMGRYSQFAIAASQMAIKDAGIQIGEDIQPERVGVWIGSGIGGLAEFEEQHRKFIEKGQRRVNPFTIPMFIPDMAAGQVSISLGAKGINNCSVTACASGANSIGDAFRVIQKGDVDVMIAGGTEATITGMTVAGFSNMTALSKNPDPATASRPFDKNRDGFVIGEGAGIVVLEELEHALARGAAIYGELIGYGATGDAHHITTPAPEGEGAGRAMKLALADAGITPDHVDYINAHGTSTYYNDLYETLAIKEVFKDHAYKLSVSSTKSMTGHLLGATGAIEAIFSLFTIKDGIIPPTINYETPDEQLDLDYVPNVAKVKDVQVVLSNSLGFGGHNATLVFKKFTE